The genomic stretch AACCTGCCTCCTCATTTTCAGAGGATAACTTCCAGTAATTTAATATTATGCTTTAACCAGTGAGATTTATTCAAGTATTTGTTATAATTCCTCATGCCGTTTATAGGGCTTACCGGTAATTTCGGAATGGGGAAGACCACTGTTCTGAAAATGTTTAAAAACCTGGGCGCATATACAATTAATGCCGACAGGCTCGTTTCCGGCCTTTTAAGGAAACCTGCAATAATAAATAAATTAGTCAAAATCTTCGGCAGAGAAATTCTGACAAAAAGGGCGGGCAAAACATCATTAAATAAAAAACATATTGCAGGCATAATTTTCAATAACCCCAAAAAAAGAATTCTGATTGAAAAAACAATTCACCCCGAAGTCATAAAGACTGCAAAGGGCATAAAGAATGAAATAACAGCCGCTAAGCCCTCATCAACAGTTATCTTTGAAATCCCGCTGCTTTTTGAATCACACTGTGAAAATATCTTTGACGGAATTATTGTTGTTTATTGCAGCAAAAAAACAGCGGTCAGGCGCCTGCTCAAAAAAGGCTTTTCAAAAGATGAAATCGTAAAAAGATTCTGTGCGCAAATTCCCGTTTCCAGAAAAAAAACATCGGCGGATTTCCTGATAAATAATAATTCCACCCATAATGATTTACGGCTGAGGGTTCACGCCGTTTCTAAAAAGCTCAAAATAAAATAACCGCCCGCATGCAGTTTATTTTTTCTGTTCCTGAAGCTTTTTCTTTTCCATATCTTCTTTTACCACTTTCATTCTTTCTTTCTCGGCATTAATAAACCGGAATAAATTAGGCAGTCTGTCGGGCGCAGCATCATTAGGCTCTTTGGGAATTGCCTTAAAGCGTTCCTCTTCAGAAGCTGTTTTTGACAGGCCGATAACCATGAACCCGCCGGTTTTCATCGCATCCTCAATCTCATATTTATAACCCTGAATAACAACAGGGACTGCCTCCGCCTTTTTAGGACAGCCCAATGGAACATCAAATTTCCTCAGCCTTTCTTTTGCATTGTCCATTTTATAAAAAACCGACTGGAACTTATAATCTGTTTTCTCAATTAATCTCTCAAATGCAGGCGCACACATTGTACCGGAGTAAACCAACCCCTCTGGAAAGTCCATTGTGCCTTTTTGTGTACCGCCTATGGTCTCTCCCTTTACAATCTTTGTATAAAACTCCTGATACTCAACCACTGCAGGTTTTGTCGCAAAGATTGTAAATGCCGGTTTCATCGGAAAATAATTATATCCCGGTTTATAAATAATAATTTCAGGGTCTCTGATAACAGGCCCTATGATAAAAAAATCCGGTGTCTCAATCCCCTGCAGCTGAGGTTTCGGCCAGCTTTTTTTATTTTCGCCTGTTTCAGTATAAGCAGATATTTCAAAATAACCATCCTTGCCGGTCAGAACCTCTTTAGCCTCATGCAAGCTGCTCATTACCGTAAATCTGGTGTCATAATCCCTGTACCATACAAACGATACTACAGCGCCCTCTACCGGCAGTTTTGTATCTGCATCAATCACCTTTCCGCTCCAGGGGCCGGCTTGATAAAGAGGTTTTTGCTCTTCTGCAAAAGCAATGCAATACATAAAAGCCGTTAACACAATCAAAAAAAGATAGGTAAAAATTCTCAGCTTCATCTTTTGCTCTCCTTAACTATATTATCTCATATAGACAGGGGATCTTTCACCCCTGCCTCAAAAAAACCCTTTGCCCGTAAAACACAACTGTCGCATCTGCCGCATGGAACAAAACCGTGATGCGTGATGCCTGCCTGTCCGGTAGGCAGGCGTGATGCGTGATGCGAATTCTTTTTTAACCCATTACGCTTTACGGATAACGCTTTACGGTTTTTCTGGGGGTCATAACAGCTCCATGTTAAAGCATAATCAATGCCAAGCTCAACTCCCTTTTTTATTATTTCAGCTTTTGTAAGATTAATCAATGGGGCA from Nitrospirota bacterium encodes the following:
- a CDS encoding dephospho-CoA kinase: MPFIGLTGNFGMGKTTVLKMFKNLGAYTINADRLVSGLLRKPAIINKLVKIFGREILTKRAGKTSLNKKHIAGIIFNNPKKRILIEKTIHPEVIKTAKGIKNEITAAKPSSTVIFEIPLLFESHCENIFDGIIVVYCSKKTAVRRLLKKGFSKDEIVKRFCAQIPVSRKKTSADFLINNNSTHNDLRLRVHAVSKKLKIK